One region of Colius striatus isolate bColStr4 chromosome 4, bColStr4.1.hap1, whole genome shotgun sequence genomic DNA includes:
- the UPP1 gene encoding uridine phosphorylase 1, with protein MAPGVPNEKKTDDAQTSKENFIHLCNPHMEKMKEDILYHFALGTGTHDFPALFGDVKFVCVGGSPSRMKAFIAYIAEELGLGSPSCDYPNICAGTDRYAMYKVGPVLSVSHGMGIPSISIMLHELIKLLYHAKCSNITIFRIGTSGGIGLPPGSVVITRQSVDATFKPQFEQIVLGKTVIRSTNLDEQLAKELMQCSKEIDQFNTVIGNTMCTLDFYEGQGRLDGAICLYNEEEKLKYLKEAYDSGVRNIEMESSVFAAMCNLSGVKAAVVCVTLLNRFEGDQISCSHDVLVEYQQRPQKLVGYFIKKSLEKV; from the exons AGAGAATTTTATCCATCTCTGCAACCCTCAcatggagaaaatgaaagaagataTCCTGTACCATTTTGCTCTTGGGACTGGTACCCATGATTTTCCAGCATTGTTTGGAGATGTAAAG TTTGTATGTGTTGGAGGAAGTCCTTCACGGATGAAAGCTTTTATTGCCTACATAGCTGAAGAACTGGGACTTGGGAGCCCTAGTTGTGACTACCCTAACATCTGTGCGGGAACTGACCGTTATGCAATGTACAAAGTGGGACCTGTTTTGTCAGTCAGT CATGGCATGGGCATTCCTTCTATTTCAATTATGTTGCACGAGCTGATCAAACTGTTGTATCATGCCAAGTGTTCCAACATAACCATTTTTCGCATTGGCACCTCTGGTGGAATAG gtcTGCCGCCAGGCTCAGTGGTTATAACTAGGCAGTCTGTAGATGCCACCTTCAAACCTCAGTTTGAGCAGATTGTTCTGGGAAAGACTGTAATTCGCAGTACAAACCTGGATGAACAGCTTGCTAAGGAACTGATGCAGTGCAGTAAAGAAATTGATCAATTCAATACAGTCATTGGAAACACTATGTGCACTTTGGATTTCTATGAAG GacagggcaggttggatggtgCAATCTGCTTATATAATgaagaagagaaactgaaatatttgaagGAAGCTTATGATTCTGGTGTCAGAAACATAGAGATGGAGTCTTCCGTATTTGCTGCAATGTGTAACCTCAGTGGTGTCAAAG CTGCTGTAGTGTGTGTCACTCTTCTGAATCGGTTTGAAGGGGATCAGATTAGTTGCTCACATGATGTACTTGTGGAGTATCAGCAGCGACCACAGAAGTTAGTGGGATACTTCATTAAGAAAAGTCTTGAGAAAGTGTAA